One segment of Clostridium ljungdahlii DSM 13528 DNA contains the following:
- a CDS encoding arsenate reductase family protein: protein MNIQIFGVKKCFDTKKAERYFKERRIKYQFIDLNIKEISKRELQSLKAAVGIDNLINNRVKEYDKLNIGLIRSGDIKEEILLKNPKLYKTPIVRNGKQATVGYEPSIWSKWE from the coding sequence AAAGTGTTTTGATACAAAGAAAGCTGAACGCTACTTTAAGGAAAGAAGAATTAAATATCAATTTATAGATTTAAATATTAAAGAAATAAGTAAAAGGGAATTACAGAGCTTAAAGGCAGCAGTAGGTATTGATAATTTGATAAATAATAGGGTAAAAGAATATGATAAATTAAATATTGGATTAATAAGGAGCGGTGATATAAAAGAAGAGATACTTTTAAAGAACCCAAAGCTTTATAAAACTCCAATTGTTAGAAATGGGAAACAGGCTACAGTTGGATATGAGCCTTCAATTTGGAGTAAATGGGAGTGA
- a CDS encoding AI-2E family transporter — protein MEIDKKLLKYCIYAGATVILIYIGIAFLNNIGNIFALLWNLLKKIINLAKPFVMALIIVYLLKPGVENIEKFLEKKKILKKASHRRVIGIIGVYTLVAAIFAAVVSGIYIMIGGKLSHNTSIANMASYLNEYLNNPTLSVSSVSEKLKSLNISIPTSLNDKIAQIVSYVQSYFSASIGAMTNSIVAIVSNIALFFIAIILSIYLIQDSEYFVGLWNKIFNLAFGKSKTGSKLKEVLHVMDVTFYKYIRGQLLEASIVGVLSAIVLYFIGIDYALVIGIIAGICNMIPYIGAVVGTVLAVIMALLGGQPITAVWAIIGMLAVRQVDDSLLAPKIVGNSVGLHPVFTMIAILIGGNLGGLIGMLVAVPTAASLKVLLGKWYASHMEKSAS, from the coding sequence ATGGAAATAGATAAAAAATTACTAAAATATTGTATATATGCAGGAGCAACAGTGATTCTAATTTATATTGGTATAGCATTTTTAAATAATATAGGTAATATATTTGCTCTACTGTGGAATCTGTTAAAAAAAATCATTAACCTTGCAAAACCTTTTGTTATGGCACTAATAATTGTGTACTTATTGAAACCAGGGGTAGAAAATATTGAAAAGTTCTTAGAAAAGAAAAAGATACTAAAAAAAGCATCCCACAGAAGAGTAATAGGAATTATAGGGGTGTATACATTAGTAGCAGCTATTTTTGCAGCCGTTGTAAGTGGAATATATATTATGATTGGTGGAAAACTCTCTCACAATACAAGTATAGCAAATATGGCATCGTATTTAAATGAATATTTAAATAACCCAACATTGTCAGTTAGTTCTGTTAGTGAAAAATTAAAAAGTTTAAATATTTCAATACCTACAAGTTTAAATGACAAGATTGCCCAAATAGTAAGTTATGTACAATCTTACTTTTCAGCAAGTATAGGAGCAATGACAAATTCTATTGTAGCTATAGTAAGCAATATAGCTCTATTTTTTATAGCAATAATATTAAGTATTTATTTAATACAAGATTCTGAGTATTTTGTAGGGTTATGGAATAAAATATTTAACCTTGCATTTGGAAAAAGTAAAACAGGGAGCAAATTAAAAGAAGTATTACATGTTATGGATGTTACATTTTATAAATATATAAGAGGACAATTGCTAGAGGCATCTATAGTGGGAGTTCTATCAGCTATTGTACTGTATTTTATTGGAATAGATTATGCTTTGGTTATAGGAATTATTGCAGGTATTTGTAATATGATACCATATATAGGAGCTGTTGTTGGAACTGTTTTGGCAGTAATTATGGCACTGTTAGGTGGACAACCTATTACAGCAGTATGGGCAATTATTGGAATGCTAGCAGTTCGGCAGGTTGATGATAGCTTATTGGCACCTAAAATTGTAGGAAATAGCGTAGGATTGCATCCCGTATTTACTATGATTGCAATACTTATAGGTGGAAATTTGGGGGGGCTTATAGGAATGCTTGTAGCTGTACCTACTGCTGCTTCACTAAAAGTACTATTGGGTAAATGGTATGCTTCTCACATGGAGAAGTCTGCATCTTAA